One window of Rhizobium tropici CIAT 899 genomic DNA carries:
- a CDS encoding GNAT family N-acetyltransferase yields the protein MTFTSSFSIPDRPAHQARGIFSHLVDSIDRSQAKRPLGIVSDFVAEQLPHQIAQIKGNERPDEAVKALGQSINAMIRGTDCEAQLINLPQSDFGVAKTDIQYLVNCAYQMSAFAGLNPVDAELAVGEPLMRIAQLSRQRQPSIDVLSYEDMILTNPVERDPRVYCLGSAGVEERDFCLGHQLIEGDLQSAIEALLELRDTVAADARKCLSLCMKSLESAIYVLERFYEHMSHDLFEQFRMFYGKNPYKDRLGPSGRFSARIVAVSVLLIGEELLRQKPQFYKDVYRLSEYYPQKCIDDVFRWLSPDKVRARTQPSWLEGKAPFPKLATVSSIVERQSSEIRELHASCVCALDRFTRMHRRAALKYTVGPGLPIVGVDMSERIEDVLSQRLLGSAPKLEAAFSSIKHISDIRRKWSMSQDEVVFRRFEVGDADDVWRLHRSASDGVGVHGPEGAWEDDLRNVGDVYLASGGDFVVAHIGGQLVAMGGLKPAEDDVAELKRMRVDPAFQRRGLGRRILSELELRAAALGIKCIMLETTTIQVGAQMMYETSGYSRRGEGMLHGYAVIFYEKRLASQDDLLISAEKRPGNSD from the coding sequence ATGACCTTCACCTCGTCCTTTTCCATCCCAGATCGACCCGCCCATCAGGCGCGGGGGATATTTTCTCACCTGGTCGACAGCATCGACCGCAGCCAGGCAAAACGCCCGCTTGGGATTGTCAGCGATTTCGTCGCCGAGCAACTCCCGCACCAAATTGCGCAGATCAAAGGGAATGAACGGCCAGATGAAGCGGTTAAGGCGCTCGGGCAGAGCATCAACGCAATGATACGGGGAACAGACTGTGAGGCGCAGCTAATAAATCTGCCCCAGTCCGACTTCGGAGTGGCTAAGACAGACATTCAGTATCTCGTCAATTGTGCTTATCAGATGTCCGCGTTTGCCGGCCTCAATCCCGTCGATGCGGAGTTGGCGGTAGGAGAACCGTTGATGCGTATTGCACAATTAAGTCGTCAGCGGCAGCCTAGCATTGATGTCCTCTCCTATGAAGACATGATCCTCACCAACCCAGTGGAGAGGGATCCTCGCGTATATTGCCTCGGTTCAGCTGGGGTCGAGGAGCGCGATTTTTGCCTCGGCCATCAACTTATTGAGGGTGACTTACAGTCGGCAATAGAAGCTCTGCTTGAGTTGCGAGACACGGTCGCGGCAGATGCACGCAAGTGTCTATCGCTGTGCATGAAGTCGCTGGAGTCAGCCATTTATGTTTTGGAACGTTTTTATGAACATATGTCGCACGATCTTTTCGAGCAATTTCGCATGTTCTACGGAAAGAACCCTTACAAGGATAGGCTTGGCCCAAGCGGTCGTTTCTCTGCCCGCATCGTGGCGGTCTCGGTTCTTCTGATCGGCGAAGAGCTGTTGCGCCAGAAGCCGCAATTCTACAAGGATGTATATCGGTTGTCGGAATATTATCCTCAAAAATGCATTGACGACGTATTTCGCTGGTTATCGCCAGACAAGGTGCGCGCGAGAACCCAGCCAAGCTGGCTTGAAGGGAAAGCGCCTTTCCCTAAGCTCGCAACGGTCTCGTCCATCGTGGAGCGCCAGAGCAGCGAAATCCGAGAGCTGCACGCGTCCTGTGTTTGTGCGCTGGATCGGTTTACCCGGATGCATCGTCGTGCGGCCCTGAAATATACGGTAGGGCCGGGTCTCCCAATTGTTGGAGTTGATATGTCGGAAAGGATTGAGGATGTGTTGTCGCAGCGGCTGTTAGGGAGCGCACCAAAGCTAGAGGCGGCATTTTCCTCGATCAAGCATATCTCCGACATCAGGCGAAAATGGTCAATGTCTCAAGACGAAGTGGTCTTTCGCCGATTCGAGGTAGGAGATGCTGACGATGTATGGCGGTTGCATCGAAGCGCATCCGACGGTGTTGGTGTACATGGGCCGGAAGGGGCATGGGAGGATGATTTGCGTAATGTCGGGGACGTATATCTAGCCTCAGGCGGAGATTTTGTAGTTGCTCATATTGGCGGCCAACTCGTCGCTATGGGTGGACTGAAACCTGCCGAAGATGATGTTGCAGAGCTGAAGCGGATGCGGGTCGATCCCGCCTTTCAACGACGAGGGCTTGGAAGGAGAATACTTAGTGAATTGGAGCTGCGCGCCGCTGCCCTAGGTATCAAGTGCATAATGCTCGAAACAACAACCATCCAGGTCGGGGCTCAAATGATGTATGAGACGTCTGGCTATAGTCGCCGCGGTGAGGGGATGCTGCATGGGTATGCCGTGATTTTCTACGAGAAGCGGCTCGCCAGCCAGGATGACTTGTTGATTTCTGCTGAGAAGCGACCCGGGAATTCAGACTGA
- a CDS encoding coproporphyrinogen III oxidase: MSQRQFYIEADFDRYLTRVEAGDKPIWKGVALLEDDLMGRTVMFALRSSGVLLSRFAREFGVPFEKYFPRELEILKETDLVFISNDGVLSLTSAGIINSGAVSLLFFSDQVLDRVAYNDSRIGTRRPTSWKSTITRQRDGTAQVRKCKLCFGEVGGPRQ, from the coding sequence ATGAGCCAGCGCCAGTTCTATATTGAGGCCGATTTTGATCGGTATCTGACTAGAGTTGAAGCGGGCGATAAACCGATTTGGAAAGGTGTCGCACTGTTAGAGGACGATCTGATGGGCAGGACAGTAATGTTTGCGTTGCGAAGCAGCGGAGTGTTGTTATCCCGCTTCGCACGGGAGTTTGGGGTGCCCTTCGAAAAATACTTTCCCCGCGAGCTTGAAATCTTGAAGGAGACCGACCTTGTATTCATCTCTAACGACGGCGTACTTTCTCTGACTTCCGCCGGCATCATCAATTCAGGCGCTGTGTCTCTGCTGTTTTTCTCGGACCAGGTGCTTGATCGGGTAGCCTACAACGATAGCAGGATAGGGACAAGAAGACCGACCTCTTGGAAGAGCACGATTACTCGCCAGCGGGACGGTACGGCTCAAGTGCGAAAATGCAAGCTGTGTTTCGGCGAAGTCGGGGGACCTCGTCAATGA